One window from the genome of Salvia miltiorrhiza cultivar Shanhuang (shh) chromosome 7, IMPLAD_Smil_shh, whole genome shotgun sequence encodes:
- the LOC130994653 gene encoding phospholipase D beta 1-like, with protein sequence MAHLSYSDSMSGSSQHGQGMQFLPFKTSTGSRRALLLHGDLDIWVREAKNLPNMDLFHKNLSDMFRWLFGKFLSKVEGTAPVKLTSDPYVTIAVSNAVIGRTFVISNSENPVWSQHFHLPVAHYGAEVHFVVKDSDVVGSEIIGAVGIPVEHVISGVLIEGTFPLLAANGKQCNPGAVLTLSIQYIPMERVPLYHGGVGGDLSYKGVPGTYFPLRRGGKVTLYQDAHADDASLPKLWLANGRFYQHGHCWHDIYDAICQARRLIYITGWSVHHLVQLVRDDPNVKHSVLGEVLKAKSQEGVRVLLLVWDDPTSTSILGYKTEGVMGTNDEETRRYFKHSSVQVLLCRRSAVKGSWAKKQETGKIYSHHQKSVIIDADAGQNRRKIVSFVGGLDLCKGRYDTQKHSIFSTLQTVHKDDFHQPNFAGPNAGCPRQPWHDLHCKIDGPAAYDVLTNFEERWSMASKRHGLQKVKTSFEDCLLKLERIPDVLGIAEAAEQGLNDPEGWHVQVFRSIDSNSVEGFPKDPKEASTKNLVCGKNVLIDMSIHTAYVKAIRAAQHFIYIENQYFLGSSYNWSNYKDLGANNLIPMEIALKVANKIRARERFAVYIIVPMWPEGVPTSALYQSILFWQYNTMQMMYETIYKALQEVGMENEYEPQDYLNFFCLGNREADVSGGKPDTKSSGGNTPQELTRKNRRFMIYVHSKGMIVDDEFVLMGSANINQRSLEGTRDTEIAMGAYQPQYTWANKHANPHGEIYGYRTSLWAEHTGTLEQCFEHPESLECVRRMRWMGELNWKQFAAAEVSEMHGHLLKYPVEVDRTGKVRPLPGSETFPDMGGKIIGTFSGIQENLTI encoded by the exons ATGGCTCACTTAAGTTACTCTGATTCAATGTCTGGGAGCTCGCAGCATGGCCAAGGCATGCAGTTTCTACCATTTAAGACCTCGACAGGGTCACGTAGGGCGTTGTTGTTGCATGGGGATTTGGATATTTGGGTGAGAGAGGCTAAGAATCTCCCAAATATGGATTTGTTCCACAAGAACTTGAGTGATATGTTTAGGTGGTTGTTTGGGAAGTTCTTGAGTAAAGTGGAAGGCACGGCGCCTGTCAAGCTCACGAGTGATCCTTATGTTACCATTGCTGTCTCCAATGCCGTGATAGGCAGGACCTTCGTGATTAGTAACAGCGAGAACCCTGTTTGGAGCCAGCATTTCCATCTGCCAGTCGCGCATTATGGTGCGGAGGTGCACTTTGTGGTTAAGGATAGTGATGTTGTGGGGTCTGAGATCATTGGTGCTGTCGGGATCCCTGTGGAGCATGTGATCTCTGGTGTGCTAATTGAGGGTACTTTTCCGTTACTTGCTGCAAATGGGAAGCAGTGCAATCCGGGGGCTGTTCTGACCCTCTCAATTCAGTATATACCAATGGAGAGGGTGCCCCTCTATCATGGTGGGGTAGGTGGGGATCTCTCGTATAAAGGTGTGCCCGGTACCTATTTTCCTCTCCGGAGAGGGGGGAAGGTCACTCTGTATCAGGATGCTCATGCAGATGATGCGTCACTTCCTAAGCTGTGGTTGGCTAATGGCAGGTTTTATCAGCATGGACATTGCTGGCACGATATTTATGATGCAATATGTCAGGCTCGTCGTCTAATTTACATCACGGGATGGTCTGTTCATCACCTTGTTCAGCTTGTGAGGGATGATCCTAATGTGAAGCACAGTGTTTTGGGTGAAGTTTTGAAAGCCAAGTCTCAAGAAGGCGTGCGTGTCTTGCTCTTGGTGTGGGATGATCCTACATCCACAAGCATATTAGGGTATAAAACT GAAGGTGTAATGGGCACAAATGATGAAGAAACGCGCCGTTATTTCAAGCATTCATCTGTTCAAGTGCTGCTGTGTCGTCGGAGTGCTGTGAAGGGTAGCTGGGCCAAAAAGCAG GAAACTGGAAAGATCTattcacatcatcaaaagagtGTGATAATAGATGCCGATGCAGGTCAAAACAGGAGAAAGATCGTATCCTTTGTTGGCGGCCTTGATCTTTGCAAGGGAAGATATGATACCCAGAAGCACTCCATTTTCAGCACTCTGCAAACTGTTCACAAAGATGATTTTCATCAGCCTAATTTCGCA GGGCCGAATGCTGGTTGTCCAAGGCAGCCATGGCATGATCTACACTGTAAAATTGATGGTCCAGCAGCATATGATGTATTAACCAACTTTGAAGAACGTTGGTCAATGGCCTCAAAGCGCCACGGCCTTCAAAAAGTGAAAACTTCATTTGAGGATTGCTTACTCAAACTCGAAAGAATCCCTGATGTACTGGGGATAGCTGAGGCTGCTGAGCAAGGTTTAAACGATCCGGAGGGTTGGCATGTTCAG GTTTTCCGTTCCATCGATTCAAACTCTGTTGAAGGCTTCCCCAAGGATCCTAAGGAGGCTTCAACCAAG AATCTGGTATGTGGGAAGAATGTGCTGATAGATATGAGTATACATACTGCTTACGTGAAGGCAATTCGTGCTGCGCAACATTTCATTTACATTGAGAATCAGTACTTCCTTGGATCATCATACAATTGGTCTAATTACAAGGACTTGG GTGCAAACAACTTAATTCCTATGGAAATCGCTCTCAAGGTCGCGAATAAGATCAGAGCACGGGAGAGGTTTGCCGTGTACATTATTGTTCCAATGTGGCCGGAGGGCGTTCCTACAAGTGCTCTTTATCAAAGTATTCTCTTTTGGCAG TATAACACAATGCAAATGATGTATGAAACCATCTACAAAGCTTTACAAGAGGTGGGGATGGAGAATGAGTACGAGCCCCAGGACTACTTGAATTTCTTTTGCCTTGGAAATCGTGAGGCCGACGTCAGTGGAGGCAAGCCCGACACGAAGAGCTCCGGTGGAAATACCCCACAA GAACTGACTCGGAAAAACAGGCGTTTCATGATCTACGTTCACTCAAAGGGGATGATAGTTGACGACGAGTTCGTGCTGATGGGTTCTGCAAACATCAACCAACGCTCTCTTGAAGGAACGAGGGATACTGAAATCGCCATGGGCGCGTATCAACCTCAGTATACATGGGCAAACAAACATGCTAATCCACATGGAGAG ATATACGGATATAGGACGTCGCTATGGGCCGAGCACACAGGTACACTCGAGCAATGCTTTGAGCATCCAGAGAGTCTGGAATGTGTGAGGCGCATGAGATGGATGGGCGAGCTGAACTGGAAACAGTTTGCTGCTGCCGAAGTGAGTGAAATGCACGGCCACCTGCTCAAGTATCCGGTTGAGGTCGACAGAACGGGGAAGGTGAGGCCGCTTCCTGGCAGTGAAACATTTCCAGACATGGGTGGCAAGATTATAGGAACATTCAGTGGCATTCAAGAGAATCTCACTATTTGA
- the LOC130994338 gene encoding uncharacterized protein LOC130994338, giving the protein MAFRGAEGRSRGLLCAWNKNKFVATSTWDTAGAVIVQGNGVESNQSFCLINVYAPQASAEKGDLWDKLQIVAAQNKDRCVCIMGDFNVIREASERAGRGESFGTSDMSRFNNFIRDSELCEVRTQGRRFTWYQANGGCKSKLDRFLINDFWNVSWPSSVGRCLQRPVSDHCPILLSTKTVDWGPKPFRFINAWTSHPEFLPVVQNVWDEQNVEGWGWFVFKEKLKRTKFALKEWNKNCFGLFDNEIDRGKE; this is encoded by the coding sequence ATGGCTTTCAGGGGGGCCGAAGGTAGATCCAGAGGTCTACTTTGTGCTTGGAATAAAAACAAATTTGTGGCGACAAGCACGTGGGATACGGCGGGAGCAGTGATCGTGCAAGGGAATGGAGTCGAAAGCAACCAAAGCTTTTGTCTCATTAATGTGTATGCCCCTCAAGCTTCTGCTGAAAAGGGTGATCTTTGGGACAAATTACAGATTGTGGCGGCACAGAATAAGGATAGATGTGTTTGCATTATGGGGGATTTCAATGTTATTCGGGAGGCAAGTGAAAGGGCTGGGAGAGGTGAGTCTTTTGGCACTTCTGATATGTCGAGATTCAACAATTTCATTCGGGACAGTGAGTTGTGTGAAGTTAGGACACAAGGTAGGCGATTCACTTGGTATCAAGCAAATGGGGGGTGTAAAAGCAAACTTGACAGGTTTCTGATCAATGATTTTTGGAATGTCTCATGGCCATCTTCGGTGGGCAGGTGTCTTCAGAGGCCGGTCTCTGATCATTGTCCAATATTACTCTCGACAAAGACGGTGGATTGGGGGCCAAAACCGTTTCGATTTATCAATGCATGGACTTCTCACCCGGAGTTCCTCCCCGTCGTTCAGAATGTTTGGGATGAGCAGAATGTTGAGGGATGGGGCTGGTTTGTTTTCAAGGAGAAATTGAAAAGGACGAAGTTTGCTCTGAAAGAATGGAATAAGAACTGTTTTGGTCTCTTCGATAATGAGATCGACCGGGGAAAGGAATAG
- the LOC130994654 gene encoding uncharacterized protein LOC130994654: protein MGLWTLLEGCLLLANALAILNEDRFLAPRGWSFQEYSGIKRNSFKGQILGLIYATQYLRVPLILLNLLCIIVKMVSG, encoded by the coding sequence ATGGGGTTGTGGACACTTCTAGAAGGCTGTCTGCTTCTTGCAAATGCTCTGGCCATACTAAATGAAGATCGGTTTCTCGCCCCAAGGGGATGGAGCTTCCAGGAGTATTCTGGAATCAAGAGAAACTCATTCAAGGGGCAGATACTCGGTCTTATTTACGCAACTCAGTACTTAAGAGTGCCTCTTATACTTCTCAATTTGCTCTGCATCATTGTGAAAATGGTGTCGGGGTGA